A region of Toxotes jaculatrix isolate fToxJac2 chromosome 23, fToxJac2.pri, whole genome shotgun sequence DNA encodes the following proteins:
- the LOC121177386 gene encoding endophilin-A1-like isoform X4 — MSVAGLKKQFHKATQKVSEKVGGAEGTKLDDDFKEMEKKVDITSRAVLDIMTRTTEYLQPNPASRAKLSMINTMSKIRGQDKGPGYPQAETVLGDAMLKFGRDLGEESCFGLALIDAGEAMKELGEVKDALDMEVKQNFIDPLQNLHDKDLKEIQHHLKKMEGRRLDFDYKKKRQGKVQDDEIKQALEKFDESKEIAEQSMFNLLESDIEQVSQLAALVQAQLEYHSRAAEILQQLSSKMEDRIKEVSSKPRKEFAPKPRMTLELLPPSESHNGGIHSAKSPGRSPGRGPAPMDQPCCRALYDFEPENEGELGFKEGDVITLTNQIDDNWYEGMINGQSGFFPINYVDILVPLPH; from the exons ATGTCTGTCGCGGGGCTGAAGAAGCAGTTCCACAAAGCCACCCAG AAAGTCAGTGAGAAGGTTGGAGGAGCAGAAGGAACCAAGTTAGATGATGACTTCAAAGAAATGGAAAAG aaGGTGGACATCACCAGCAGAGCGGTGCTGGACATCATGACCAGAACCACAGAATACCTGCAGCCAAATCCAG CTTCCAGAGCCAAGCTGAGCATGATCAACACCATGTCAAAGATCCGCGGGCAGGATAAGGGGCCCGGTTACCCGCAGGCAGAGACCGTCCTGGGTGACgccatgttgaagtttggacggGATTTAGGAGAAGAGTCCTGCTTCG GCCTGGCGCTGATCGATGCCGGCGAGGCGATGAAGGAGCTCGGGGAGGTGAAGGACGCGCTGGACATGGAGGTCAAACAGAACTTCATCGACCCTCTGCAGAACCTCCATGACAAAGACCTCAAAGAGATACAG CACCATTTGAAGAAGATGGAGGGACGCCGTCTGGACTTTGACTACAAGAAGAAGCGTCAGGGGAAAGTCCAGGACGACGAAATCAAACAGGCGCTGGAGAAGTTTGACGAGAGCAAAGAGATCGCAGAGCAGAGCATGTTCAACCTGCTGGAGAGCGAT ataGAGCAGGTGAGCCAGCTGGCAGCACTGGTCCAGGCCCAGTTGGAGTACCACAGCCGCGCCGCCGAAATCCTCCAACAGCTCTCCAGCAAGATGGAGGACAG GATAAAAGAAGTTTCCAGTAAACCGAGGAAGGAGTTCGCTCCCAAACCCAGAATGACCCTGGAGCTGCTGCCCCCCAGTGAGAGCCACAACGGGGGGATACACTCTGCCAAATCCCCTGGAAGATCACCAGGTAGAGGGC CAGCCCCCATGGACCAGCCCTGCTGCCGAGCGCTCTACGACTTTGAGCCGGAGAACGAAGGCGAGCTGGGCTTCAAAGAGGGCGACGTCATCACCCTGACCAATCAGATCGACGACAACTGGTACGAGGGCATGATCAACGGCCAGTCGGGCTTCTTTCCCATCAACTACGTGGATATCCTGGTGCCCCTCCCTCATTAG
- the LOC121177386 gene encoding endophilin-A1-like isoform X6 has translation MSVAGLKKQFHKATQKVSEKVGGAEGTKLDDDFKEMEKKVDITSRAVLDIMTRTTEYLQPNPGLALIDAGEAMKELGEVKDALDMEVKQNFIDPLQNLHDKDLKEIQHHLKKMEGRRLDFDYKKKRQGKVQDDEIKQALEKFDESKEIAEQSMFNLLESDIEQVSQLAALVQAQLEYHSRAAEILQQLSSKMEDRIKEVSSKPRKEFAPKPRMTLELLPPSESHNGGIHSAKSPGRSPGRGRTSPMDQPCCRALYDFEPENEGELGFKEGDVITLTNQIDDNWYEGMINGQSGFFPINYVDILVPLPH, from the exons ATGTCTGTCGCGGGGCTGAAGAAGCAGTTCCACAAAGCCACCCAG AAAGTCAGTGAGAAGGTTGGAGGAGCAGAAGGAACCAAGTTAGATGATGACTTCAAAGAAATGGAAAAG aaGGTGGACATCACCAGCAGAGCGGTGCTGGACATCATGACCAGAACCACAGAATACCTGCAGCCAAATCCAG GCCTGGCGCTGATCGATGCCGGCGAGGCGATGAAGGAGCTCGGGGAGGTGAAGGACGCGCTGGACATGGAGGTCAAACAGAACTTCATCGACCCTCTGCAGAACCTCCATGACAAAGACCTCAAAGAGATACAG CACCATTTGAAGAAGATGGAGGGACGCCGTCTGGACTTTGACTACAAGAAGAAGCGTCAGGGGAAAGTCCAGGACGACGAAATCAAACAGGCGCTGGAGAAGTTTGACGAGAGCAAAGAGATCGCAGAGCAGAGCATGTTCAACCTGCTGGAGAGCGAT ataGAGCAGGTGAGCCAGCTGGCAGCACTGGTCCAGGCCCAGTTGGAGTACCACAGCCGCGCCGCCGAAATCCTCCAACAGCTCTCCAGCAAGATGGAGGACAG GATAAAAGAAGTTTCCAGTAAACCGAGGAAGGAGTTCGCTCCCAAACCCAGAATGACCCTGGAGCTGCTGCCCCCCAGTGAGAGCCACAACGGGGGGATACACTCTGCCAAATCCCCTGGAAGATCACCAGGTAGAGGGCGGACAT CCCCCATGGACCAGCCCTGCTGCCGAGCGCTCTACGACTTTGAGCCGGAGAACGAAGGCGAGCTGGGCTTCAAAGAGGGCGACGTCATCACCCTGACCAATCAGATCGACGACAACTGGTACGAGGGCATGATCAACGGCCAGTCGGGCTTCTTTCCCATCAACTACGTGGATATCCTGGTGCCCCTCCCTCATTAG
- the LOC121177386 gene encoding endophilin-A1-like isoform X5, translating to MSVAGLKKQFHKATQKVSEKVGGAEGTKLDDDFKEMEKKVDITSRAVLDIMTRTTEYLQPNPASRAKLSMINTMSKIRGQDKGPGYPQAETVLGDAMLKFGRDLGEESCFGLALIDAGEAMKELGEVKDALDMEVKQNFIDPLQNLHDKDLKEIQHHLKKMEGRRLDFDYKKKRQGKVQDDEIKQALEKFDESKEIAEQSMFNLLESDIEQVSQLAALVQAQLEYHSRAAEILQQLSSKMEDRIKEVSSKPRKEFAPKPRMTLELLPPSESHNGGIHSAKSPGRSPAPMDQPCCRALYDFEPENEGELGFKEGDVITLTNQIDDNWYEGMINGQSGFFPINYVDILVPLPH from the exons ATGTCTGTCGCGGGGCTGAAGAAGCAGTTCCACAAAGCCACCCAG AAAGTCAGTGAGAAGGTTGGAGGAGCAGAAGGAACCAAGTTAGATGATGACTTCAAAGAAATGGAAAAG aaGGTGGACATCACCAGCAGAGCGGTGCTGGACATCATGACCAGAACCACAGAATACCTGCAGCCAAATCCAG CTTCCAGAGCCAAGCTGAGCATGATCAACACCATGTCAAAGATCCGCGGGCAGGATAAGGGGCCCGGTTACCCGCAGGCAGAGACCGTCCTGGGTGACgccatgttgaagtttggacggGATTTAGGAGAAGAGTCCTGCTTCG GCCTGGCGCTGATCGATGCCGGCGAGGCGATGAAGGAGCTCGGGGAGGTGAAGGACGCGCTGGACATGGAGGTCAAACAGAACTTCATCGACCCTCTGCAGAACCTCCATGACAAAGACCTCAAAGAGATACAG CACCATTTGAAGAAGATGGAGGGACGCCGTCTGGACTTTGACTACAAGAAGAAGCGTCAGGGGAAAGTCCAGGACGACGAAATCAAACAGGCGCTGGAGAAGTTTGACGAGAGCAAAGAGATCGCAGAGCAGAGCATGTTCAACCTGCTGGAGAGCGAT ataGAGCAGGTGAGCCAGCTGGCAGCACTGGTCCAGGCCCAGTTGGAGTACCACAGCCGCGCCGCCGAAATCCTCCAACAGCTCTCCAGCAAGATGGAGGACAG GATAAAAGAAGTTTCCAGTAAACCGAGGAAGGAGTTCGCTCCCAAACCCAGAATGACCCTGGAGCTGCTGCCCCCCAGTGAGAGCCACAACGGGGGGATACACTCTGCCAAATCCCCTGGAAGATCACCAG CCCCCATGGACCAGCCCTGCTGCCGAGCGCTCTACGACTTTGAGCCGGAGAACGAAGGCGAGCTGGGCTTCAAAGAGGGCGACGTCATCACCCTGACCAATCAGATCGACGACAACTGGTACGAGGGCATGATCAACGGCCAGTCGGGCTTCTTTCCCATCAACTACGTGGATATCCTGGTGCCCCTCCCTCATTAG
- the LOC121177386 gene encoding endophilin-A1-like isoform X3, whose protein sequence is MSVAGLKKQFHKATQKVSEKVGGAEGTKLDDDFKEMEKKVDITSRAVLDIMTRTTEYLQPNPASRAKLSMINTMSKIRGQDKGPGYPQAETVLGDAMLKFGRDLGEESCFGLALIDAGEAMKELGEVKDALDMEVKQNFIDPLQNLHDKDLKEIQHHLKKMEGRRLDFDYKKKRQGKVQDDEIKQALEKFDESKEIAEQSMFNLLESDIEQVSQLAALVQAQLEYHSRAAEILQQLSSKMEDRIKEVSSKPRKEFAPKPRMTLELLPPSESHNGGIHSAKSPGRSPGRGRTSPMDQPCCRALYDFEPENEGELGFKEGDVITLTNQIDDNWYEGMINGQSGFFPINYVDILVPLPH, encoded by the exons ATGTCTGTCGCGGGGCTGAAGAAGCAGTTCCACAAAGCCACCCAG AAAGTCAGTGAGAAGGTTGGAGGAGCAGAAGGAACCAAGTTAGATGATGACTTCAAAGAAATGGAAAAG aaGGTGGACATCACCAGCAGAGCGGTGCTGGACATCATGACCAGAACCACAGAATACCTGCAGCCAAATCCAG CTTCCAGAGCCAAGCTGAGCATGATCAACACCATGTCAAAGATCCGCGGGCAGGATAAGGGGCCCGGTTACCCGCAGGCAGAGACCGTCCTGGGTGACgccatgttgaagtttggacggGATTTAGGAGAAGAGTCCTGCTTCG GCCTGGCGCTGATCGATGCCGGCGAGGCGATGAAGGAGCTCGGGGAGGTGAAGGACGCGCTGGACATGGAGGTCAAACAGAACTTCATCGACCCTCTGCAGAACCTCCATGACAAAGACCTCAAAGAGATACAG CACCATTTGAAGAAGATGGAGGGACGCCGTCTGGACTTTGACTACAAGAAGAAGCGTCAGGGGAAAGTCCAGGACGACGAAATCAAACAGGCGCTGGAGAAGTTTGACGAGAGCAAAGAGATCGCAGAGCAGAGCATGTTCAACCTGCTGGAGAGCGAT ataGAGCAGGTGAGCCAGCTGGCAGCACTGGTCCAGGCCCAGTTGGAGTACCACAGCCGCGCCGCCGAAATCCTCCAACAGCTCTCCAGCAAGATGGAGGACAG GATAAAAGAAGTTTCCAGTAAACCGAGGAAGGAGTTCGCTCCCAAACCCAGAATGACCCTGGAGCTGCTGCCCCCCAGTGAGAGCCACAACGGGGGGATACACTCTGCCAAATCCCCTGGAAGATCACCAGGTAGAGGGCGGACAT CCCCCATGGACCAGCCCTGCTGCCGAGCGCTCTACGACTTTGAGCCGGAGAACGAAGGCGAGCTGGGCTTCAAAGAGGGCGACGTCATCACCCTGACCAATCAGATCGACGACAACTGGTACGAGGGCATGATCAACGGCCAGTCGGGCTTCTTTCCCATCAACTACGTGGATATCCTGGTGCCCCTCCCTCATTAG
- the LOC121177386 gene encoding endophilin-A1-like isoform X2, producing the protein MSVAGLKKQFHKATQKVSEKVGGAEGTKLDDDFKEMEKKVDITSRAVLDIMTRTTEYLQPNPASRAKLSMINTMSKIRGQDKGPGYPQAETVLGDAMLKFGRDLGEESCFGLALIDAGEAMKELGEVKDALDMEVKQNFIDPLQNLHDKDLKEIQHHLKKMEGRRLDFDYKKKRQGKVQDDEIKQALEKFDESKEIAEQSMFNLLESDIEQVSQLAALVQAQLEYHSRAAEILQQLSSKMEDRIKEVSSKPRKEFAPKPRMTLELLPPSESHNGGIHSAKSPGRSPGRGRTCASPMDQPCCRALYDFEPENEGELGFKEGDVITLTNQIDDNWYEGMINGQSGFFPINYVDILVPLPH; encoded by the exons ATGTCTGTCGCGGGGCTGAAGAAGCAGTTCCACAAAGCCACCCAG AAAGTCAGTGAGAAGGTTGGAGGAGCAGAAGGAACCAAGTTAGATGATGACTTCAAAGAAATGGAAAAG aaGGTGGACATCACCAGCAGAGCGGTGCTGGACATCATGACCAGAACCACAGAATACCTGCAGCCAAATCCAG CTTCCAGAGCCAAGCTGAGCATGATCAACACCATGTCAAAGATCCGCGGGCAGGATAAGGGGCCCGGTTACCCGCAGGCAGAGACCGTCCTGGGTGACgccatgttgaagtttggacggGATTTAGGAGAAGAGTCCTGCTTCG GCCTGGCGCTGATCGATGCCGGCGAGGCGATGAAGGAGCTCGGGGAGGTGAAGGACGCGCTGGACATGGAGGTCAAACAGAACTTCATCGACCCTCTGCAGAACCTCCATGACAAAGACCTCAAAGAGATACAG CACCATTTGAAGAAGATGGAGGGACGCCGTCTGGACTTTGACTACAAGAAGAAGCGTCAGGGGAAAGTCCAGGACGACGAAATCAAACAGGCGCTGGAGAAGTTTGACGAGAGCAAAGAGATCGCAGAGCAGAGCATGTTCAACCTGCTGGAGAGCGAT ataGAGCAGGTGAGCCAGCTGGCAGCACTGGTCCAGGCCCAGTTGGAGTACCACAGCCGCGCCGCCGAAATCCTCCAACAGCTCTCCAGCAAGATGGAGGACAG GATAAAAGAAGTTTCCAGTAAACCGAGGAAGGAGTTCGCTCCCAAACCCAGAATGACCCTGGAGCTGCTGCCCCCCAGTGAGAGCCACAACGGGGGGATACACTCTGCCAAATCCCCTGGAAGATCACCAGGTAGAGGGCGGACATGTGCAT CCCCCATGGACCAGCCCTGCTGCCGAGCGCTCTACGACTTTGAGCCGGAGAACGAAGGCGAGCTGGGCTTCAAAGAGGGCGACGTCATCACCCTGACCAATCAGATCGACGACAACTGGTACGAGGGCATGATCAACGGCCAGTCGGGCTTCTTTCCCATCAACTACGTGGATATCCTGGTGCCCCTCCCTCATTAG
- the LOC121177386 gene encoding endophilin-A1-like isoform X1, which translates to MSVAGLKKQFHKATQKVSEKVGGAEGTKLDDDFKEMEKKVDITSRAVLDIMTRTTEYLQPNPASRAKLSMINTMSKIRGQDKGPGYPQAETVLGDAMLKFGRDLGEESCFGLALIDAGEAMKELGEVKDALDMEVKQNFIDPLQNLHDKDLKEIQHHLKKMEGRRLDFDYKKKRQGKVQDDEIKQALEKFDESKEIAEQSMFNLLESDIEQVSQLAALVQAQLEYHSRAAEILQQLSSKMEDRIKEVSSKPRKEFAPKPRMTLELLPPSESHNGGIHSAKSPGRSPEKQLCLCPLTAPMDQPCCRALYDFEPENEGELGFKEGDVITLTNQIDDNWYEGMINGQSGFFPINYVDILVPLPH; encoded by the exons ATGTCTGTCGCGGGGCTGAAGAAGCAGTTCCACAAAGCCACCCAG AAAGTCAGTGAGAAGGTTGGAGGAGCAGAAGGAACCAAGTTAGATGATGACTTCAAAGAAATGGAAAAG aaGGTGGACATCACCAGCAGAGCGGTGCTGGACATCATGACCAGAACCACAGAATACCTGCAGCCAAATCCAG CTTCCAGAGCCAAGCTGAGCATGATCAACACCATGTCAAAGATCCGCGGGCAGGATAAGGGGCCCGGTTACCCGCAGGCAGAGACCGTCCTGGGTGACgccatgttgaagtttggacggGATTTAGGAGAAGAGTCCTGCTTCG GCCTGGCGCTGATCGATGCCGGCGAGGCGATGAAGGAGCTCGGGGAGGTGAAGGACGCGCTGGACATGGAGGTCAAACAGAACTTCATCGACCCTCTGCAGAACCTCCATGACAAAGACCTCAAAGAGATACAG CACCATTTGAAGAAGATGGAGGGACGCCGTCTGGACTTTGACTACAAGAAGAAGCGTCAGGGGAAAGTCCAGGACGACGAAATCAAACAGGCGCTGGAGAAGTTTGACGAGAGCAAAGAGATCGCAGAGCAGAGCATGTTCAACCTGCTGGAGAGCGAT ataGAGCAGGTGAGCCAGCTGGCAGCACTGGTCCAGGCCCAGTTGGAGTACCACAGCCGCGCCGCCGAAATCCTCCAACAGCTCTCCAGCAAGATGGAGGACAG GATAAAAGAAGTTTCCAGTAAACCGAGGAAGGAGTTCGCTCCCAAACCCAGAATGACCCTGGAGCTGCTGCCCCCCAGTGAGAGCCACAACGGGGGGATACACTCTGCCAAATCCCCTGGAAGATCACCAG aaaagcagctgtgtctctgtccccTCACAGCCCCCATGGACCAGCCCTGCTGCCGAGCGCTCTACGACTTTGAGCCGGAGAACGAAGGCGAGCTGGGCTTCAAAGAGGGCGACGTCATCACCCTGACCAATCAGATCGACGACAACTGGTACGAGGGCATGATCAACGGCCAGTCGGGCTTCTTTCCCATCAACTACGTGGATATCCTGGTGCCCCTCCCTCATTAG
- the LOC121177386 gene encoding endophilin-A1-like isoform X7, which produces MSVAGLKKQFHKATQKVSEKVGGAEGTKLDDDFKEMEKKVDITSRAVLDIMTRTTEYLQPNPASRAKLSMINTMSKIRGQNLHDKDLKEIQHHLKKMEGRRLDFDYKKKRQGKVQDDEIKQALEKFDESKEIAEQSMFNLLESDIEQVSQLAALVQAQLEYHSRAAEILQQLSSKMEDRIKEVSSKPRKEFAPKPRMTLELLPPSESHNGGIHSAKSPGRSPGRGRTSPMDQPCCRALYDFEPENEGELGFKEGDVITLTNQIDDNWYEGMINGQSGFFPINYVDILVPLPH; this is translated from the exons ATGTCTGTCGCGGGGCTGAAGAAGCAGTTCCACAAAGCCACCCAG AAAGTCAGTGAGAAGGTTGGAGGAGCAGAAGGAACCAAGTTAGATGATGACTTCAAAGAAATGGAAAAG aaGGTGGACATCACCAGCAGAGCGGTGCTGGACATCATGACCAGAACCACAGAATACCTGCAGCCAAATCCAG CTTCCAGAGCCAAGCTGAGCATGATCAACACCATGTCAAAGATCCGCGG GCAGAACCTCCATGACAAAGACCTCAAAGAGATACAG CACCATTTGAAGAAGATGGAGGGACGCCGTCTGGACTTTGACTACAAGAAGAAGCGTCAGGGGAAAGTCCAGGACGACGAAATCAAACAGGCGCTGGAGAAGTTTGACGAGAGCAAAGAGATCGCAGAGCAGAGCATGTTCAACCTGCTGGAGAGCGAT ataGAGCAGGTGAGCCAGCTGGCAGCACTGGTCCAGGCCCAGTTGGAGTACCACAGCCGCGCCGCCGAAATCCTCCAACAGCTCTCCAGCAAGATGGAGGACAG GATAAAAGAAGTTTCCAGTAAACCGAGGAAGGAGTTCGCTCCCAAACCCAGAATGACCCTGGAGCTGCTGCCCCCCAGTGAGAGCCACAACGGGGGGATACACTCTGCCAAATCCCCTGGAAGATCACCAGGTAGAGGGCGGACAT CCCCCATGGACCAGCCCTGCTGCCGAGCGCTCTACGACTTTGAGCCGGAGAACGAAGGCGAGCTGGGCTTCAAAGAGGGCGACGTCATCACCCTGACCAATCAGATCGACGACAACTGGTACGAGGGCATGATCAACGGCCAGTCGGGCTTCTTTCCCATCAACTACGTGGATATCCTGGTGCCCCTCCCTCATTAG